In Lolium rigidum isolate FL_2022 chromosome 7, APGP_CSIRO_Lrig_0.1, whole genome shotgun sequence, the DNA window aagtagtcagtccatgggttgggcaattctttaccaaagatttcattctctcccatgcttgagcaacattttcattatctaattgttttaaattcattatgctactcctcaaagatataattttagcaggggataatatctaccaataaaagcatccttgcatttagtccatgaatcaatactattcttaggcagagatagcaaccaatctttagctcttcctcttaatgagaaaggaaacaattttaattttataatgtcaccatctacatctttatacttttgcatttcacacaattcaacaaaattattgagatgggcagcagcagcatcagaactaacaccagaaaattgctctcgcataacaagatttagtaaagcgggtttaatttcaaagaattctgctgtagtagcaggtggagcaataggtgtgcataagaaatcattattatttgtggttgtgaagtcatacaacttagtattttcaggagtacccattttagcagtagtaaataaagcaaactagataaaataaatgcaagtaactaatttttttgtgtttttaatatagagtgcaagacagtaaataaagtaaagctagcaactaatttttttgtgttttgatataagtgcagcaaacaagagagtaaataaaataaagcaagacaaaaacaaagtaaagagattggattgtggagactccccttgcagcgtgtcttgatatccccggcaacggcgccagaaaaagagcttgattgcgcgtaattaacgcgtccgttgggaaccccaagaggaaggtatgatgcgcacagcagcaagttttccctcagtaagaaaccaaggttatcgaaccagtaggagtcaagaagcacgtcgaaggttgatggcggcgggatgtagtgcggcgcaacaccggagattccggcgccagcgtggaacctgcacaacacaaccaaagtactttgccccaacgaaacagtgaggttgtcaatctcaccggcttgctgtaacaaaggattagatgtatagtgtggatgatgattgtttgcagaaaacagtagaacaagtattgcagtatattgtattcgatgtaaaagaatggaccgggatccacagttcactagaggtgtctctcccataagataaatagcatgttgggtgaacaaattacagttgggcaattgacaaatagagagggcatgaccatgcacatacatgatatgatgagtattgtgagatttaattgggcattacgacaaagtacatagaccgctatccaggatgcatctatgcctaaaaagtccaccttcaggttatcatccgaaccccttccagtattaagttccaaacaacagacaatttcattaagtatggtgcgtaatgtaattaataactacatcctcggacatagcatcaatgttttatccctagtggcaacagcacatccacaaccttagaactttctgtcattgtcccagatttaatggaggcatgaacccactatcgagcataaatactccctcttggagttaagagtaataacttggccagagcctctactaataacggagagcatacaagatcataaacaacacataggtaatagattgataaccaacataacatagtattctctatccatcggatcccaacaaacacaacatatagcattacagatagatgatcttgatcatgttaggcagctcacaagatccgacaatgaagcacataaggagaagacgaccatctagctactgctatggacccatagtccaggggtgaactactcactcatcactccggaggcgaccatggcggtgaagagtcctccgggagatgattcccctctccggcagggtgccggaggcgatctcctgaatcccccgagatgggattggcggcggcggcgtctctggaaggttttccgtatcgtggctctcggtactggaggtttcgcgacgaagactatatgtaggcggaagggcagcctcggaggggtcacggggcccccacacgctagggccgcgcggcccccctgggccgcgccgccctagtgtggcggcgccccgtggccccacttcgtcttctcttcggtcttctggaaacttcgtggcaaaataggcccctgggcgttgatttcgtccaattccgagaatatttccttactaggatttctgaaaccaaaaacagcagaaaacagcaactggctcttcggcatctcgttaataggttagtgccggaaaatgtataaatatgacataaagtatgcataaaacatgtagatatcatcaataatgtggcatggaacataagaaattatcgatacgtcggagatgtatcacatGGTCATGGTGATCACTAGCAGACGAGCACGTGCAAGACAGTGTGGGGAAGGGCTGTGATCGGGAGCGTGCGTGATGCATAATGCAGGGGTCTAGTACCTCACTAGAGCATCCTCGAGAGCATGCGAGATTTGTTGTTGTCTACCCAATATTTGGGTGACCATCGGGGAGAGaaaataggagagggggctgcagCGTTCTACTCTGTGTCCCTGGAGTCTCGGGCCGTGGTGGTGAGCTGCACAGATTCTAGAGGATTGTTGTGGGTTGCGGGAGGTGTTGGAAAGGAGGGAGAGAGGTTCCCTGAATCTAGGGAGCACAATGTTGCTTCTCTTTCTCGAGCTCCAGTGGAAAGGAGTGGTGGAGCTGCTTGGCTGTTGTGCTGGTGGGGTATAGGGAGGATAGGGAATCATAGGTGCTGAATGGCCATGCttggagaagaaagaagagataAAGGATAATGGGAATGCCATGGTCGGCGTGGCCATTTCTCCTATTTTGCGAAGATTGAGTGACTCCCAAACTATCCAAATGGTCACTTCAGGTTAAGACACGATCAAATTTAATGATGGCATAGTTAGGGAATGGTAAAAGAATGTATTTGGATGATTTTGAGTTATATAGATGTAAGTGAAGAGTAATCATTTGATTGAGAAAATGACCATCTGCCTATATTATGACTTGATACTAGAGTGATGCTATTAAATAGGTCTGAGAGGTGTATTTAGAGCATAGGAATTTCCATTCAAATTTTGGTTGGATTTGGATTCATTTTGATCACTTTATAAGAGTTGGTCCAATTTTGAATAAACATCATTTGAGTTAGCTTTTGAAATTTTTGAGAATGGCAAGATAATATTTTGATTTAAAAGTTTTCTACTTGCATAACTAAGCGTAGTAGATTTTCTCATAtttaaaataagaaagaaaaacaataagatttGGCATAAGTATCATAAACATGCATTTTATTTAAAAAGGCAAATAGAATAAAGAAAAATATACTATAGAAATTATTTTTTGGTTGGAAATGAGATGATATAAAATACCACTACCATttcctattttatttgagaaaatattttgaatttttttgataaaaactaGAAATAGTTTTGAAGATAAAAATAGAGAAGGAAAAAACATAAGATTTGGGTCATCAGGAGGGAAACCCAATTTTTTAGAATTTGAATGGTTGCCATAGGACCTTGGATTTATTTTAGAGACTTGGTTTAATGAGTGAACCATAAAAAATACAAAGTAAAAATCATTCATGCCCTCACATGCATCTACAAGAGAACTCACGTGCTACTAGTCAAGCAAAGTGACAAAGGTAAATAGATGGAGTCATCTTAGAAAATGTGCTCCTAAGTTCAGGTTAGTGTAGGCAAGAAGAATTAAGTCATTTAGCACGATAAAATGTGGATATGGAATCTTCAAGATAGATTTGGAAATTGAGTTGGTCACACTGACCAATAGTACAAATCTTGGTGTTGCTATTGCATTGAAAAGTTGAGTATCTACAAGTAGGGTTTTGAGTTAAAGATATCACACAAAACATTTATAAACCTTGGTTACTATTCACATAATTTTTAAAAACAGGAATAATACCAAACATGTATTCTTCCAATTTGTGCTGTttatttgaaaatacgaaaaaacTATGAAAAATACTTTTGTAAAATATATTTTTGAAAATAATTGAGTGCTCATATAGAATGGGACTTATTTTTTATAAACTAGTGTTTTGAAAACAGATACCCTCTTGCGAAgagtagggttttagggttgacaGAGAGGAAAACATTGAATATGGCTCTATTTAAAAAATGTCTGAAAATACTTTGTAAGTATATTCCCACTGGCCACAATATAAAAGGATGTGCTTTTAGATAGATTGGACTATAGGCCCACTTGTAGATCCTGGATACACACAAGATATTCACGTCATTTTATTTTAAATTGAAATAGTATTTTTCGGTCTCAAAAAATTCAGCCAAAAAATACGTAGATAGATATATATAGAGAGACTGCACGCCTGAAATTTTAgttaaaatatgttgtattttgggaaataaaaaagaaaaatttctgACAGTATATAGccactatatatgtgtatttttgTCAGAACATTGTTTTTTTTTCAGGACAAACATTACGAGTTTTCTACCCGAACTTTCATGGATATACACACCATATATATGTATTCCCAAaataattttttgatttttttcaaacTCTCAAAAgtacaaattttaattttttcaaaAGGAGAGCACACTCGTGCCCATGTGCACCGGATTCGTGTCCATGGATCACATATAATTATTTTTATTCTCTCTCATTCATCTTGCTAAGGACGACCTTTAACATGAACATCGAAATAAACGGCAATGGAGGAAATTAAATAAAAACGACAATACACCCTGGATCAACCACATATGAGCTCAACATTATATTCTCCCCATCACTCGAGCACGTTGGATGAAGCTAGACCATGGTATTGTTCTTCTTGTTGATGACCTCCTGAATAATAGCACTGAGAACATCAAGCTTCATTGGTTTGGGCACAAATGCATCAGCACCAGCACTCATGAACACCTCCGTGGCATCATAATCGGCCGACAACCCAACAATCTTCACATCAATTTCTCCCATAGCACGGATCTTTTCAACTGCCTGTAAGGTAACAAAGAAATAATGTTTTAGGAGACCAATATTCAAGCAACataaaatatatattttttagGTACAGAAAAGGGAAACTAATTAAAGTACCTCCAGGCCATTCATTATGGGCATGTCCTTATCACATAAAACAATATCAAACTTCTTCCCCTCATGGAACAAATCCAAAGCTTCTTTCCCAGTTTTCGCCACCGTAGTCTCACAGTGAAACTTGCGCAGCTTCGTGGAGAGAATCAAGGCATCGACTGCAGTATCATCAACAAGCAGTGCCTTCACGGGGCTTCCTTGGGCGTTGGATGCCATGGTCAGCTAAACGAACTgcaaacagaataaatagatcggTTATTTCAGATCTATGAGTAATGCTTGCAACGTGATTGTTACCAGCTATTTGCAAGAAGAATCCACAAAATAATCACTCAATTACTAAATATCAGGTTTGTGTATGTACTTTTTGGTTGCAAAATCATAAGAAATGCTGATAAAAAAAATCTGGAAGATAAGCACGTGTTTTATATATCTCAGATTTATTTTTTGGAGAATCATGCTGAAAAAGCTGAAATCATCAGACATAGCAATTCCAAGAGGTGGGAACACTTTCTTAGTGTCTGCTTGTTTATGAAAAGCTTCATCAGGACAAGAGGGGGGAGGGGGGGATCTAGATTGCACATATATATGAGGATAAGGATAATAGAGAGTAAGGAAAATTGatgaaaaatatttaaaaaagtaTGTACTTTGGATGAAAACAATAACAGAGAATTTGGTACATATGGATATAATTTCCCAAGATTTGATTTGCCGCCTGTGGCACCCAAAACAACAACATCAGGATAACCTCAACATAGAAAAAAAAACGTAGAGAAGAacgtgggggtggggggggggggggggagggggtggaATCTAGATTGCATATATGAAGATAAGGATAATAGACAGTAAGGAAAAAATTATGAGAAATAGTACAAAAAAACATGTACTTTGGATGACAACAATAACAGATAATTTGGTACATATGGATAATTTCCCATGATTTGATTTGCGGCCTGTGGCACCCAAAACAACAACATCACGATAACCTTAACATAGAAAAGAAACCATGAAAATGGCAGCATGTATATATAGATGCATATACATGGCTGCCAAGGACAAGAACAAAAAACTGTGTGCTGGCTTCTGCATAGATCAAAATGCACTAGTTTCGTCCTGTAACGCATTGAACGCAGAAATCTCTATACGGATGAGAAACACCTATGCCAGAAATAAAGGAAGGAATAGGGACCTTAAAGGTAGCTAGAGCTCTTGGTGGAGGAGGACGTAGCTCTCTTGCTGCCCTTGCTGGTTGAGGCTTTGGTGTTGCGTGCCTTGAACCCCTCTATGCCCAGATATTTATAGGGAACTGAGAGGAGCAGCGTCACCATGGCCAGAATATCTCCGCCTTCCGTTTGAAAATCACGTGGATCCACACATGTAAATTTGTGCACCGCTTCACACTAAAAATTAGAAAGGGACAATCACTATTGATATATTCGACATATCTTTTGTGATTAATGATCCATCTAATTTCATGTTTGAAGAAAATGCATGTCGCCGCTGTTTACATACACATATATGCCTGCTCAAAGATTAATACATCAAAGGTTGCCGATTATGGCACCAGAGAAGATCCTCACGTATATAAGTATATCTTCTGTCTCCTGTGTTGTGATACGCTCATAGCTGGATACCACAACGGCAGTAAGTTCAAGTATATATGGCAAGAAAGTCGTGGCCAAGATAGAGATCAGCGGCTAATCAAGCATATATACAGTAACATCCAGTATTTCGTTTTTGCGAATGCGCGTTAACATCCAGTATATATTCCAGATTCATCCAAGACTGGGCCTATACTACGATTGCCAGAGTTTTCTTAATTTTCCCTCTATAACTGCATCCCATAATACGGTGGGTCCACCAAGAGCGGTAGTTTCTCTAGGGCGATCGGGAGGCGATCGCATCTGGTGCTAGGGTTTGCCTCTCAAGGGTGgttggaagcggcggcggcggggctcctcGACGGCGAGGGCGTCTCTGTGCGCTGGTGAGGGCTCTGGTCGGGTGTCTCGACGGGCGAGGCTCTCGGTTTCCAGGGGCAGTTGGTCATGGCGACTCCTTCACGGACGGGTAGAAGGGAGGGCGGTTCGTCCAGAACCCCGTCTCGGTCTCCGGCCAAGGCGGGCTCGGAGGAGCTGGCTGCAAGTTTGTCTGCGAAGATGGGTGATCTGCTGTTGACGGAGAAGGAGGCGGCGGGCCTGGTCATCAAAGGTCTGCAGTCTTCGCAAGCATCGCGTCCTAGATGGGCGGCGGTGGGTAAGGTATGTTCTCCCCGGCGGCTGGTGATCGGAGCCCTAGAAAGATCGNNNNNNNNNNNNNNNNNNNNNNNNNNNNNNNNNNNNNNNNNNNNNNN includes these proteins:
- the LOC124670778 gene encoding two-component response regulator ORR42-like, giving the protein MASNAQGSPVKALLVDDTAVDALILSTKLRKFHCETTVAKTGKEALDLFHEGKKFDIVLCDKDMPIMNGLEAVEKIRAMGEIDVKIVGLSADYDATEVFMSAGADAFVPKPMKLDVLSAIIQEVINKKNNTMV